Proteins encoded together in one Procambarus clarkii isolate CNS0578487 chromosome 67, FALCON_Pclarkii_2.0, whole genome shotgun sequence window:
- the LOC138355369 gene encoding uncharacterized protein: MHIENHYRISVSICAGRTGSEAQGRTGSEVQGRTGSEVQGRTGSEVQGHTGSEVQGHTGSEVQGRTGSEVQGRTGSEVQGHTGSEVQGRTGSEVQGRTGSEVQGRTGSEVQGRTGSEVQGRTGSEVQGRTGSEAQGRTGSEAQGRTGSEVQGHTGSEVQGHTGSEVQGRTGSEVQGRTGSEVQGHTGSEVQGRTGSEVQGRTGSEVQGRTGSEVQGRTGSEVQGRTGSEAQGRTGSEMQGRTGSEVQGRTGSEVQGRTGSEAQSHNRSEAQSHTGSEAQSHTGSEAQSHTGSEAQSHTGSEAQSHTGSEAQSHNGSEAQSHNGSEAQSHTGSEAQSHTGSEAQSHTGSEAQSHTGSEAQSHNGSEAQSHTGSEAQSHTGSEAQGRTLRVHKNILRRRSQTAVQNTQRTLRREQATDLRATRSRVYQTHRTTRGRLYTSTPSHQTRTPPALRQLPHSPNLQMNQRKDVTQPRLTQLRQERWKLK; this comes from the exons ATGCATATTGAAAATCATTATCGAATCTCAGTAAGTATATG TGCAGGTCGTACTGGGTCGGAAGCGCAGGGTCGTACCGGGTCGGAAGTGCAGGGTCGTACCGGGTCGGAAGTGCAGGGTCGTACCGGGTCGGAAGTGCAGGGTCATACCGGGTCGGAAGTGCAGGGTCATACCGGGTCGGAAGTGCAGGGTCGTACCGGGTCGGAAGTGCAGGGTCGTACCGGGTCGGAAGTGCAGGGTCATACCGGGTCGGAAGTGCAGGGTCGTACCGGGTCAGAAGTGCAGGGTCGTACCGGGTCGGAAGTGCAGGGTCGTACCGGGTCAGAAGTGCAGGGTCGTACCGGGTCGGAAGTGCAGGGTCGTACCGGGTCAGAAGTGCAGGGTCGTACCGGGTCGGAAGCGCAGGGTCGTACCGGGTCGGAAGCGCAGGGTCGTACCGGGTCGGAAGTGCAGGGTCATACCGGGTCGGAAGTGCAGGGTCATACCGGGTCGGAAGTGCAGGGTCGTACCGGGTCGGAAGTGCAGGGTCGTACCGGGTCGGAAGTGCAGGGTCATACCGGGTCGGAAGTGCAGGGTCGTACCGGGTCAGAAGTGCAGGGTCGTACCGGGTCGGAAGTGCAGGGTCGTACCGGGTCAGAAGTGCAGGGTCGTACCGGGTCGGAAGTGCAGGGTCGTACCGGGTCGGAAGCGCAGGGTCGTACCGGGTCAGAAATGCAGGGTCGTACCGGGTCGGAAGTGCAGGGTCGTACCGGGTCAGAAGTGCAGGGTCGAACCGGGTCGGAAGCGCAGAGTCATAACAGGTCGGAAGCGCAGAGTCATACCGGGTCGGAAGCGCAGAGTCATACCGGGTCGGAAGCGCAGAGTCATACCGGGTCGGAAGCGCAGAGTCATACCGGGTCGGAAGCGCAGAGTCATACCGGGTCGGAAGCGCAGAGTCATAACGGGTCGGAAGCGCAGAGTCATAACGGGTCGGAAGCGCAGAGTCATACCGGGTCGGAAGCGCAGAGTCATACCGGGTCGGAAGCGCAGAGTCATACCGGGTCGGAAGCGCAGAGTCATACCGGGTCGGAAGCGCAGAGTCATAACGGGTCGGAAGCGCAGAGTCATACCGGGTCGGAAGCGCAGAGTCATACCGGGTCGGAAGCGCAGGGTAGAACGCTTAGGGTTCACAAAAACATTCTCAGGCGGAGATCTCAGACTGCAGTACAAAATACTCAAAGAACTCTACGAAGAGAACAAGCTACCGACCTTCGAGCTACCAGAAGCCGTGTTTACCAGACACACCGCACCACCAGAGGCAGACTCTACACCAGTACTCCGTCACACCAAACCCGAACACCACCTGCACTTCGGCAGCTTCCCCACTCACCGAACCTGCAGATGAACCAACGCAAGGACGTGACCCAACCACGCCTGACCCAGCTCAGACAGGAGCGTTGGAAACTGAAATAA